The Couchioplanes caeruleus sequence GCCTCGCGGTGAGCATGTGGCAGCGCGGCCTGGTCGAGGTCCGCGCGATCACGGCCAAAGGCGCCCGCGCCGTGCGGGTGCGCTACACCCCGGCCGAGGCCGTCGCCGCCGGCACGGCGCTCATCGCCTGCGCCGCCGTCACCGACACCGCCGAGGGCGGCACCCTGTCACGCATCCTCGGCACCTTCCCCGGAGCCCACTCACCCGACTCCGAGCCGGAGCCGGCGACCGGGCAGGACACGCCCGACCACGGGACGCGGGCATGACCAGCACCCCGGAGAACGCGCCCGAGATCGACGTCACACAGATCTTCCTCGACGGCCGCCGGCTGACTGCCGCGCTACGTGCACTCGGCCCGGTCGAGCCCGCCCTCGCCGACGTACTCGACCACCTGAACCTGCGCCTCTACCCCCGCGACCACACGGCCGGTGACCACAGCGCCTACGTGGTCCTCGACCTGCACGGCGTCTCCCTCGGCGCGCAGCGCCGCGCGGGCGGCCTGTACCTGCACGCCGACACCAGCGAGAGCGACGACGACCTCATCCACTTCGAGATCAACGGCGGCGGCGAAGCCGACCACCCCACCCGCTGACCCCCCTCCACGGACGGAGAACACCCGATGCCCCTATCACGCAACCAGCGCCTCGGCCTGGGCGACACCGCCCGCGTCGACCACCCCGAACACGGCTTCGAGCACCGCCTCGGCACCGTCACCGACTTCCGCCTCGACAGCTTCACCACCTGGATCCACTGGTACCGGCTGCGGTTCCCCACCGGCGACGAGCGCACCTACACCCCCGACAAGATCACCGCGTGTGGCCGCGACGACGACCACGCCGCCCTCATCACCCACCTCGACGCGGCGTTCCGGTCGCTGGCCGCCGCGTGCCGCATCGGCCACGACTACGGCGACGACGAACTCAGCGCCGAAATCTTCTTCCACACCGCCAGCTTGATCGACTCCGCGCGCCTGCGGCTCCGCGTCACCCTCGACCCGGCCCGCCTGGTCGACCTGGGCACCGCCGCCGACCCGGCCGCCGTCGGGTCGGCGGCCCCGGCTCCGGACGGGGACCGATCGTGACGCCCGTCGTCACGCACGCCAAGGCCACCCACCACGGCGGGCCGGTGTGCGGGGCCGACGACGGACCGGCAACCCGGGTCAGCGAGGACCCGCTGCAGATCACCTGCCCGGACTGCCCGGACCTCGTCTGGATCGAGGAACTGCCCAACGACGCCACCGCGGGAGACCCCCGGATCATCGAGGTACTGCGTGAAGCCACGCGCGGACACATGCGCAAGGTCGACGGGCTGATCGTGGACGGCACCACCGCCGCCGCGATCCTGACCGTCTACGAGGTGATGAAACCGCCGACGCGGGCGAAGTTCCTCGCCCTGGACCTCGACAAGATGACCACCGTGGCGTGGCGCCTGCTGCGCCCGCACCTGTAGGGCCGGTCGGTGGCCGGCGGGCACGCCCGAGGGCGTGTGGAACCCCCGCCGGCCACCTCACCCGCTCCGGACCATCCAGGCCATCGACAGCCGCATTTCCCGGGCGAGCGTGGCACCGATCCTATGCCGAACACCTCGATGCATCGCCACGGCGACGAGCGGCCTGGGCGGGGTGAGAGAGGATGATCGCCGTGGCGAAACGCAACATCGGCGGCCGAGTCGCCCTCGACCGCGACGGGGTGGCCGCGCACACCGGCGCGGCCCGGCCCACGGTCAACCACTGGCACCTGCACCGCGACCGGTTCGGCTTCCCCGAAGGCTTCACCCACGACGACGGCGAGTGGTTCTGGCTCGACGACATCGAGGCATTCCACGCCGCCCACCAGGCCACGAAGAAGGCCGAGCTGACCGAGGTCGACCGCAGCGGCAGCCCGACCGAACTGGTCACCTCCGGCGGCGCGGCGGCCATCCTCCGTTACCGCTCGTACCGCAACCTGCCCGACGAACTACTCGACCTCGCGGACGACACTGAGGAGCTGGCCGACGGGCGGGTGCGCCGGTTCTGGTACCGGCGCACCGTGTGGGACTACGCCGACGGGCGGACCGGTCGGCAGTCCACCGGCCGCACCCCGGGCACCACCACCGGCCCGCGTAAGCCGCATCCGTACGCCGACGACCCGCGCCTGCGGGCCGCCGCCGACCTGCTAGCCGAGGCGCGTGAGGCCGGGCGGGGCCGGCGCGGCCTCGGGGTCGAGCTGGCCCGCCGCCTCGGCATCCCGCAGCGCACCGCGCAGCGGCTGCTCACCGTGGCCGAGGGCGGGCAGCCGACCTGACCCCGTCGAGCAGCGTGGGGCGCCGCCGGCCCCCTCGCCCGGCAGCGCCCCACGCGCGGGGAGATCAGTCCTCGTCGTCGGTCTCGGCCGGCGTGGTAGGCACCGGCGACAGCTCCAGCAGGTAGCGCAGCACTCCGTTGATGTCGGTGCCCCGGGTCTTGGCGGTGCGGGCGAGCACGTCGTAGCTGTCCTGGCTGACCTCGATCTGGTGCCAGCCGGGTCGGGTCTCGGTCGTCATCGGCTCCTCCAACGTGGATGGGGTGGGCGTCCCGGTCGGGGCACCCGCCGTCCATCCATGGCGACCGGCATGAAGGCATCAAGCCGACCGTGGCGGCGCACTGACCGGCGCGGTATCCGAGGGCGGCCCGCATGGCGCGGGCGTGCGGTAGAGGGCCTCGGTCTCGGCGGCGTCGGCGGACCGCATGAGGGCGGCAGCGAAGGTGCGTGCCTGGGCGGGGTTGAGGTACAGCTGCACATCGGTGCCGTCGCCGAGGTGGACCTCGACGTGTGGGCGTTCGATGTCGGCGGGGTCGGTGCCGAGCCAGGCGGGCGGTTTGTTCCAGAAGGCCGGGCGAACGTGGGCGTCGACCAGGTGGCACGCCTCGTCGTAGACGGCCACCGACGTTGTCGGGCCTCGGTGCAGCAGCGTGCCGGGCGGGTCGGAGTCGCGGCAGTCCGCGCACCACGGCGGGCAGGAGCCGAGGTGTCGCCGGGCGTCGGGCGTCGCGGGTTGCTCGTCCATGGGGTTCCTCGATTCTGGCGAGGGCGGGATGCGGTCGGAGCGGGGTCAGACCGGCAGCTTCGGGCGGGAGCCGTTCACCGATGGCTCCTCGCGGCGCAGGGCAGTGAGCAGCTCGGAGACCCGGTTGTTGCGGATCGCGGTGCCGTTGCGGCGCAACCGACGGGCGAGGGCGTCGCGGCTGACGGTGCGGCCTTCGCGGGTCAGCTCGTCGCGGGCAGCGCGGGCGGCCGGCAGCAGCGGCACCAGGTCCGCTGCGAGGTCCGCGCCGTCGTCAGCGTCGTCCTCGTCGTCGGCCTCGGAGGCGCTGTCGTCGTCGGTTGCGTCGTCCTCGTCGTCCTGGCCGTCCGGGTACTGACCGCGTTCGGCGGCGGACGCCGGATCGGGCGCGGGTATGGCGGGCGGACGGTCGTCGGATACGCCGTCGGTCAGCTCGGCGTGCGCGGGCCGGACCGGTGGCGCGGTCGCAGGTGTCGCAGCGGCGAGGCCCGGCTCCGGTTCCGGTGTGGCGCTGGCCGCGGTCGTTGTGGCGGGCGCCCCGGCCCTACCGGGGGCCGGTGCGGCGGGGGTGGTGTCGCGGTGGCGGGCGGACAGCTCGACCAGGGACACCGAGGCGACGACGATGAGGCCGTCGACGGACAGTGGGAGCAGGTAGGGCACGGTGCCGGTTTCGCCGTAGCGGGCCACGACTCCGGCCATGTGCCAGTACGAGACCCAGGCGGCGATGCCGGCGATGGCGGCGGTAGCCGTGATGCGCAGTACGCCGAGGCTGCGGCGGTACAGCGGGATCCGCGAGACCAGCTCGACCGTGATGAGCAGGGCAAGCGGCGGCCATGCCGCGATGGCCTGCGAAACCGGGTGCGGCCTCGCATGGAGGATGTTCGCGGTGACCGAGGCGGCCACCCCGAGGGCGAGGGTGAGGCGCACGGCCCATCGCAGCCGCCGCAGGCGTGCCTCGCTCATCCGCGCACCCCGCTCGCGGTCGCGGGTCGGAGCTGGCGTTCGGCGACGCGGCGGGTGGCCTGCGACGGTTCGGCGTCACCCAACTCGGCGAGGCGTTCCTCGAGCCGGCGCAGGGTGCGGCGGACCGCGTCCGGGCGGTTCTGGCGGCCGTGGATTCGCATGATGCGCTGGTACAGCTCCTCGTTGACCGGGTCGAACTCCAGGGCGCGTTCGAGGGCGGCGACGGCCTGGTCGGGGTGGTCGGCCTCGGTGATCTCGGCCATGCGGGCATACACGGAGAGGATCTGGTGCCGGTAGGTGGTGGCGTGGTCGGTGATCCAGGTCTGGTCGGCGCCGTCGGCGAAGTCCCCGCCGTACAGCTCGACCGCCTCCCGCAGCAGGGCGAGGGCCTGGGTGTCGTCGTCGGCGGTGTTCGCGGCCTCGATGGTGGTGAGCATCTGCCACAGGTCGACGGCGATCAGCTCCAGGTCGAGGCGGTAGCGGCCGGTGGCGCCGTCGTAGATGACGAACATGGCCTCGGGGTTGCCGGTCGCCGTGCGCAGGACCCGGCGGGTGGTGCTGACGTCGGTGCGGATCCGCTTGCCGGCGGTGGCGAGGTGGACCTCGGGGTGCAGGTCGGCGGCGAGCTGGTCGAGGGTCCGCCCGCCCGGGTGTACGGCCAGGGAGGCGAGGACGAAGTAGGAGCCGCTGCGCATCCCGCTCGTCACCGGCCCCGCGTCGGTCTCGGCCACCAGCGGGCCGAGGACCCTTAGCCGCACCAGGGCCGGCGCGTCGCTGGCCTGAGCCGGAACCGGCTCGGCCGGGGCCTCGACCGGGGCCGCGGCGTTGCTGCTCGGGGCGGGGTCGAGTTCGACGTCGTAGCCGGCCTCGGGCCGTGCGGTGGCGTCGGTCAGCATGGCCAGCACGGCGGCGAGATCATCGGCTGCGAGGGTGGACAGCCGCGCCACCCGGGCCGCCTCGTCGCCGCCGGTGGTGGTGGTGGTGGTGCCGTCGGCGGCGACCTCGACGCTCGGAATGCCGTCGAGCGGGCCGAGTACGACCGGGTGCAGGTCCAGCGCGGCGCGGTGCGCGCCGACGGCGAGCAGCCGGGCAGCGTGCCGCGCCGTCGCCTCGATGAGCAGCACGTACGGCGGCTGCATTTCCGCGTGGTCGGTGCGGGCGTTCAGCGCGGCGACGGTGTCGAGATCGAACGTGTCGAGGACTCGCCGGCGGACGATCATCTCCTCCTCGGCGTGGGTGACGGCCGCGGCGACGTCGGAGAGCACGACGAGGCGTTCACCGTCGAAGCTGGTGCCGTCCGGATCGAGGCCGACCAGCGGCGCCCCGTCGGGCAGCAGCCGAGCGGCGATCTCCACGGTGGTGACCACCACCGGCCGCTTCTCCACCGGCGCCGTCGTCCCGGTCGCCAGGGCGGCAGCGAGGATTGCGCGGGCGGCCGGCTCGGCGCCGGCCCCGGTCAGGGCGACGCCGGGGCCAGGAAGGTCGAACAGGCTGACCTCGCCTCCATCGACATCGACGCCGATCGGAGCGGACACGGCCGGGACCGGCGGCCGGTGCGACTCGTCGTCCTCGGTGCCCAGGCGGGCGGTGCCGACCGCGTCAACCCGGGCCAGCGGCTCCGGTACCGGGGCGGGCTGCGCCTCGACGCTGGCGCGGATCGGGAACGCCAGGCGGGCGCGGCGGCGCCGCTGCAGGCGCAGCAGCGACGCCACGGTGGCGATGAGGGCTGCCAGGCCGAGGCTGACCCAGCCCTGCGACGGCAGGCTGATCCCGGCCTCGTCGTGCGCGCCGACCGCCTCCCTGTCACTGCCGTCGTCGGGGGCCTCGGCGGACGGCGTGCCGCTGTCAGCGGGTGTCGCGCTGGCCGACGCTCCGGTGGCCGGAGCGGCGTTGCTCGGCGCGGTGGTGGTCGCCGACGGCGCCGGGGTGGCCGGGCCGGGCGTGGCGTCGCCCGGAGTCGGCTCGGCCGCGCCCGTGCCGCCGGGCGCGGGATTGGCGGGCGCGGGGTCGCCCGTTGCCGGGCCGGCGTCGTTGGGGGCCGGGTCGGCGGGCGCGGGGGCGGCCGGGGCCGGGTCGGTGTCGTGGGCGGGCAGGGCGAGGACCCACCCGATGTGGATCTCGTCTGGGTCGGTCAACGAGTAGCCGTTGGCCTGCTCGTGGCCTCGGTTGAGGGTGTAGATCTCCCGCCACCGGTGCGGGTCGCCGAGCTTCGCCTCGGCCAGGTCCCACAGGTTGTCCCCGGCCCGGACGTGGTGGACTCCGCCGGGGGCGTCGCGTGCCCACGCCGGGACGTCGAGGTTGCGGTCGGCGAGGGCCTGGGCCGCTGCGGAGGTC is a genomic window containing:
- a CDS encoding DUF6907 domain-containing protein, whose product is MDEQPATPDARRHLGSCPPWCADCRDSDPPGTLLHRGPTTSVAVYDEACHLVDAHVRPAFWNKPPAWLGTDPADIERPHVEVHLGDGTDVQLYLNPAQARTFAAALMRSADAAETEALYRTPAPCGPPSDTAPVSAPPRSA
- a CDS encoding DUF2637 domain-containing protein; this encodes MSEARLRRLRWAVRLTLALGVAASVTANILHARPHPVSQAIAAWPPLALLITVELVSRIPLYRRSLGVLRITATAAIAGIAAWVSYWHMAGVVARYGETGTVPYLLPLSVDGLIVVASVSLVELSARHRDTTPAAPAPGRAGAPATTTAASATPEPEPGLAAATPATAPPVRPAHAELTDGVSDDRPPAIPAPDPASAAERGQYPDGQDDEDDATDDDSASEADDEDDADDGADLAADLVPLLPAARAARDELTREGRTVSRDALARRLRRNGTAIRNNRVSELLTALRREEPSVNGSRPKLPV
- a CDS encoding BTAD domain-containing putative transcriptional regulator, translated to MVRTLATAGRLLRAVAALAALAGFVAGVPWLLTASASWPLSWIGWPQAAHLPGVAEVIGAVTSPWSDQMILGLLATIGWALWLTFVRHVIVEVIEASAHAAAARHGRPRPPVTGRGPIRWVAAVLVGAIAGAVLFDAARALTSPGASAAAAADAAARRPAVAVVQAAPTVAPAVVDHAWVKSLATGDAVTSAYTRTSAAAQALADRNLDVPAWARDAPGGVHHVRAGDNLWDLAEAKLGDPHRWREIYTLNRGHEQANGYSLTDPDEIHIGWVLALPAHDTDPAPAAPAPADPAPNDAGPATGDPAPANPAPGGTGAAEPTPGDATPGPATPAPSATTTAPSNAAPATGASASATPADSGTPSAEAPDDGSDREAVGAHDEAGISLPSQGWVSLGLAALIATVASLLRLQRRRRARLAFPIRASVEAQPAPVPEPLARVDAVGTARLGTEDDESHRPPVPAVSAPIGVDVDGGEVSLFDLPGPGVALTGAGAEPAARAILAAALATGTTAPVEKRPVVVTTVEIAARLLPDGAPLVGLDPDGTSFDGERLVVLSDVAAAVTHAEEEMIVRRRVLDTFDLDTVAALNARTDHAEMQPPYVLLIEATARHAARLLAVGAHRAALDLHPVVLGPLDGIPSVEVAADGTTTTTTGGDEAARVARLSTLAADDLAAVLAMLTDATARPEAGYDVELDPAPSSNAAAPVEAPAEPVPAQASDAPALVRLRVLGPLVAETDAGPVTSGMRSGSYFVLASLAVHPGGRTLDQLAADLHPEVHLATAGKRIRTDVSTTRRVLRTATGNPEAMFVIYDGATGRYRLDLELIAVDLWQMLTTIEAANTADDDTQALALLREAVELYGGDFADGADQTWITDHATTYRHQILSVYARMAEITEADHPDQAVAALERALEFDPVNEELYQRIMRIHGRQNRPDAVRRTLRRLEERLAELGDAEPSQATRRVAERQLRPATASGVRG